One Panicum virgatum strain AP13 chromosome 9K, P.virgatum_v5, whole genome shotgun sequence genomic region harbors:
- the LOC120648446 gene encoding SH3 domain-containing protein 2-like — MEAIRKQASKLREQVARQQQAVMKQFGGGYGADGAFADEAEAQQHSKLEKLYISTRAAKHFQRDIVRGVEGYIVTGSKQVEIGNKLCEDGKKYGTENTCTSGSTLSKAALSFAKARSMMEKERGNLLKALGTQVAEPLRAMVMGAPLEDARHLAQRYDRMRQEAEAQAIEVSKRQMKLREASGNGDMISRLEAAETKLQELKSNMGVLGKEAVAAMTAVEAQQQRLTLQRLIALVESERNYHQRVLQILDQLEREMVSERQRIEGAPPPVVESSMPPPPAYEEVNGIFMRNTVAELVETVEYFLAEAIQSYRAESDTELNLAAGDYIVVRKVSNNGWAEGECRGKAGWFPYDYIEKRERVLASKVAQVF, encoded by the exons ATGGAGGCCATCCGGAAGCAGGCCTCCAAGCTCCGGGAGCAGGTCGCCCGGCAGCAGCAG GCGGTGATGAAGCAGTTCGGGGGCGGGTACGGCGCGGACGGCGCCttcgcggacgaggccgaggcgcagCAGCACTCCAAGCTCGAGAAGCTCTACATCTCCACGCGCGCCGCCAAG CACTTCCAAAGGGATATAGTCCGCGGCGTCGAGGGTTACATCGTCACGGGGTCGAAGCAAGTCGAAATCG GGAACAAGTTGTGTGAGGACGGTAAGAAGTATGGCACTGAGAACACTTGTACCAGTGGAAGCACGCTGTCGAAGGCAGCATTGAGTTTCGCCAAGGCACGATCCATGATGGAAAAGGAAAGGGGTAACCTGCTGAAAGCCCTGGGCACGCAG GTTGCAGAACCACTGAGGGCTATGGTTATGGGAGCTCCTTTGGAGGATGCTCGCCACCTTGCCCAAAGATACGACAGAATGCGTCAAGAAGCTGAAGCGCAG GCTATTGAAGTTTCGAAGCGCCAAATGAAATTAAGAGAGGCATCTGGAAATGGTGATATGATTTCAAGGCTAGAGGCAGCTGAGAcaaagctgcaggagttgaaATCAAATatgggggttttgggcaaaGAAGCTGTTGCAGCAATGACTGCTGTTGAAGCTCAACAGCAAAGGCTGACATTGCAGCGACTTATTGCATTG GTTGAATCTGAAAGAAATTACCACCAAAGGGTCCTACAAattcttgatcagcttgaaagagaG ATGGTATCTGAGCGCCAAAGAATTGAAGGAGCACCTCCTCCGGTTGTTGAAAGTTCCATGCCACCTCCACCTGCATATGAAGAAGTCAATGGTATATTCATGAGGAACACTGTTGCAGAATTGGTCGAGACTGTGGAGTACTTCTTGGCCGAG GCCATCCAATCATATCGAGCTGAGAGCGACACCGAGCTCAACCTTGCAGCTGGTGACTACATAGTGGTCCGAAAG GTGTCGAACAATGGATGGGCTGAAGGTGAATGCAGGGGTAAAGCTGGCTGGTTCCCTTACGACTACATCGAGAAACGGGAACGTGTGCTTGCAAGTAAAGTTGCCCAAGTTTTCTGA
- the LOC120648447 gene encoding uncharacterized protein LOC120648447, giving the protein MAAAAAAAVTLLRLPLARLNYHLRSVPPPRIPPPRLRISTSYRFLSSLGHGSASAAVAEAVAAPDAEGDLVDAEDESHEEESTAEAEAEAEAPRSFVLPRLPRPKLSVKERKELASYAHGLGKKLKSQQVGKGGVTPNLVSAFSDNLESNELLKLKIHGNCPGELTDVILQLEESTGSIAVDQIGRSVILYRPSTSKMKKRQEVAENARRFARSKEENARRFVNSEESFEERPRNSTGRRFVKSGSTFSSQQKRRPMASKGSSYGRG; this is encoded by the exons atggcggcggcagcggcggcggcggtgaccctcctccgcctccctctcGCCCGTCTCAACTACCACCTCCGCTCCGTCCCTCCCCCTCGTATCCCGCCCCCACGCCTCCGCATCTCCACCTCCTACCGCTTCCTGTCCTCCCTGGGCCACggctccgcctccgcggccgtggccgaggcggtAGCCGCGCCGGACGCGGAGGGGGACCTGGTCGATGCAGAGGATGAGAGTCACGAGGAGGAGTCTAcggccgaggcggaggcggaagcGGAAGCGCCCCGGTCGTTCGTGCTCCCGCGGCTGCCGCGGCCGAAGCTGAGCGTGAAGGAGCGCAAGGAGCTGGCCTCGTACGCCCACGGCCTCGGGAAGAAGCTCAAGTCGCAGCAGGTGGGCAAGGGCGGCGTCACACCCAACCTCGTCTCCGCCTTCAGTGACAACCTCGAGTCGAACGAGCTCCTCAAG CTAAAGATTCACGGGAACTGCCCTGGGGAACTAACCGATGTGATACTGCAACTTGAGGAGTCAACAGGATCTATTGCTGTTGACCAAATCGGCCGCTCAGTTATTTTGTATAGGCCTAGCACTAGCAAGATGAAAAAGAGGCAAGAGGTTGCTGAAAATGCTAGGAGATTTGCAAGATCTAAAGAAGAAAATGCTAGGCGATTTGTAAATTCTGAAGAATCATTTGAAGAACGTCCTAGAAACAGCACAGGCAGAAGATTTGTTAAATCTGGATCCACATTTAGCTCTCAGCAGAAGAGGAGACCAATGGCATCCAAGGGATCGTCATACGGCCGAGGGTAG
- the LOC120648449 gene encoding cytochrome P450 84A1-like produces MVAVPKIAMEWLQDPLSWVLLASLAFVLLQLRRRGKAPLPPGPKPLPIIGNMMIMDQLTHRGLAALADLYGGLLHLRLGQLHAFAVSTPEYAREVLQAQDGAFSNRPATITVSYLTYDRADMAFANYGPFWRQICKLSVMKLFSRRRAETWAAVRDELAALVRAVASAGAGEAVNLGELIFNLTKNVTFRAAFGTRDGEDQEEFIAILQEFSKLFGTFKIGDFIPWLRWVDPQGVNRRARAARAALDRFIDKIIDEHIRRGRSPDDAGADMVDDMLAFLAEAKPNKDGGGRSAAGDVDDLQSTLRLTRDNIKAIIMDVMFGGTETVASAIEWAMAEMMHSPDDLRRLQQELADVVGFDRNASESDLDRLPFLRCVVKETLRLHPPIPVLLHETAEDCVVGGYSVPRGSRVMVNVWAIGRDRGSWKDADAFRPSRFAPGGDAAGLDFKGGCFEFLPFGSGRRSCPGMGLGLYALELAVAQLAHGFSWSLPDGMKPSELDMGDIFGLTAPRATRLYAVPTPRLNCPLY; encoded by the exons ATGGTGGCCGTGCCCAAGATCGCGATGGAGTGGCTCCAAGACCCTCTGAGCTGGGTGTTGCTGGCGTCTCTGGCCTTCGTCCTcctgcagctgcggcggcggggcaaggcgccgctgccgccgggccCGAAGCCGCTGCCGATCATCGGGAACATGATGATCATGGACCAGCTGACCCACCGCGggctggcggcgctggccgacCTCTACGGCGGGCTGCTTCACCTCCGGCTCGGCCAGCTGCACGCGTTCGCCGTGTCGACGCCCGAGTACGCGCGCGAGGTGCTGCAGGCGCAGGACGGCGCCTTCTCCAACCGCCCCGCCACCATCACCGTCTCGTACCTGACCTACGACCGCGCCGACATGGCGTTCGCCAACTACGGGCCCTTCTGGCGGCAGATTTGCAAGCTGAGCGTGATGAAGCTCTTcagccggcggcgcgccgagACGTGGGCGGCGGTGCGCGACGAGTTGGCGGCGCTGGTCCGCGCCGTGgcgtccgccggcgccggcgaggccgtgAACCTGGGCGAGCTCATCTTCAACCTGACCAAGAACGTCACCTTCCGCGCGGCGTTCGGCACCCGCGACGGCGAGGACCAGGAGGAGTTCATCGCCATCCTCCAGGAGTTCTCCAAGCTCTTCGGCACCTTCAAGATCGGCGACTTCATCCCCTGGCTGCGTTGGGTGGACCCGCAGGGCGTcaaccgccgcgcccgcgccgcccgcgccgcgctggACCGGTTCATCGACAAGATCATCGACGAGCACATCAGGCGGGGGAGGAGCCccgacgacgccggcgccgacATGGTCGACGACATGCTCGCCTTCCTCGCCGAGGCCAAGCCCaacaaggacggcggcggcaggtccgccgccggcgacgtcgacgACCTGCAGAGCACGCTCCGCCTCACGCGGGACAACATCAAGGCCATCATCATG GACGTGATGTTTGGCGGGACGGagacggtggcgtcggcgatcgAGTGGGCGATGGCGGAGATGATGCACAGCCCCGACGACCTGCGGCGCCTCCAGCAGGAGCTCGCCGACGTGGTCGGGTTCGACCGGAACGCGAGCGAGTCGGACCTGGACAGGCTCCCCTTCCTGCGGTGCGTCGTCAAGGAGACGCTCCGGCTGCACCCGCCCATCCCGGTGCTCCTCCACGAGACCGCCGAGGACTGCGTCGTGGGCGGCTACTCCGTGCCCCGGGGCTCCCGCGTCATGGTCAACGTCTGGGCCATCGGCCGCGACCGCGGCTCGTGGAAGGACGCCGACGCGTTCAGGCCGTCGCGGTTCGCGCCGGGGGGCGACGCCGCGGGGCTCGACTTCAAGGGCGGCTGCTTCGAGTTCCTGCCCTtcggctccggccgccgctcctgcccCGGGATGGGGCTCGGCCTCTACGCGCtggagctcgccgtcgcgcagCTCGCGCACGGCTTCAGCTGGTCGCTGCCAGACGGCATGAAGCCCTCGGAGCTCGACATGGGCGACATCTTCGGGCTcaccgcgccgcgcgccacgcGGCTCTACGCCGTGCCCACGCCCCGCCTCAACTGCCCCTTGTACTGA